One part of the Podarcis muralis chromosome 3, rPodMur119.hap1.1, whole genome shotgun sequence genome encodes these proteins:
- the CCN2 gene encoding CCN family member 2 has product MLARMGLLRSFALALVVALWSRDVAGQDCSGQCQCDSAPPECPPGVSLVQDGCGCCRVCAKQLGELCTERDPCDPHKGLFCDFGSPANRKIGVCTARDGAPCVFGGMVYRSGESFQSSCKYRCTCLDGAVGCVPLCSMGVRLPSPDCPYPRTVKLPGKCCEEWVCDEPKDKEQTAVGPALAAYRLEDTYGPDLSMMRANCLVQTTEWSACSKTCGMGISTRVTNDNAHCRLEKQSRLCMVRPCEADLEESIKKGKKCIRTPKFSKPIKFELSGCTSVKTYRAKFCGVCTDGRCCTPHRTATLPVEFKCPDGEVMKKRMMFIKTCACHYNCPGDNDIFESIYSRKMYGDMA; this is encoded by the exons ATGCTGGCAAGGATGGGACTCCTTCGCAGCTTTGCCTTGGCGCTCGTCGTCGCCCTCTGGAGCCGG GACGTGGCCGGCCAAGACTGCAGCGGGCAGTGCCAGTGCGACTCCGCGCCCCCCGAGTGCCCGCCCGGCGTCAGCCTGGTGCAAGACGGCTGCGGGTGCTGCCGGGTGTGCGCCAAGCAGCTGGGCGAGCTGTGCACCGAGAGAGACCCCTGCGACCCTCACAAGGGGCTCTTCTGCGACTTCGGCTCCCCGGCCAACCGGAAGATCGGCGTCTGCACCG CAAGGGACGGCGCGCCCTGTGTCTTTGGAGGCATGGTTTACAGGAGCGGAGAGTCTTTCCAGAGCAGCTGCAAATACCGATGCACTTGCCTGGACGGGGCTGTGGGCTGTGTGCCTCTCTGCAGCATGGGCGTTCGCCTGCCCAGCCCTGACTGCCCTTACCCACGAACCGTGAAGCTGCCAGGCAAATGCTGCGAGGAATGGGTGTGCGATGAGCCCAAAGACAAAGAACAGACTGCAGTTGGACCTGCTCTTGCTG CTTATAGACTGGAAGACACTTATGGACCTGACCTATCCATGATGCGTGCCAACTGCCTGGTCCAGACCACTGAATGGAGTGCCTGCTCCAAGACTTGCGGAATGGGCATCTCCACCAGAGTCACCAATGACAATGCCCACTGCAGACTGGAGAAGCAAAGCAGGCTTTGCATGGTGAGGCCATGTGAAGCAGACCTGGAAGAGAGCATCAAG AAGGGAAAGAAGTGCATTCGTACTCCCAAGTTCTCCAAGCCTATCAAGTTTGAGCTGTCTGGCTGCACCAGCGTGAAGACCTACCGGGCCAAGTTCTGTGGCGTCTGCACCGATGGCCGATGCTGCACCCCTCACAGAACAgccaccctccctgtggaattcaAGTGTCCCGACGGGGAGGTCATGAAGAAGAGGATGATGTTTATCAAGACCTGTGCGTGTCACTACAACTGCCCTGGAGACAATGACATCTTTGAGTCGATCTACTCCAGGAAGATGTACGGAGACATGGCATAA